In Arthrobacter sp. StoSoilB5, one genomic interval encodes:
- a CDS encoding TasA family protein, which translates to MAISLKTTSGKVLASVALIGTAAAVAGMGTYGAFTSSTSASQQTTAGTVTIALGTGANNTLNVPVAGLLPGDKVEKLVTLANTGNSDLNNVTLTTSAGATASLLTTDTTNGLQLTIENCSVAWTGAAAPYTCSGTKTTVMAAAPVITANKVLNNLTALTAAKTDYLKVTTAFPTTANDTFQGATSTIAFAFTGTQRTETTR; encoded by the coding sequence ATGGCCATCAGCCTCAAGACCACCTCCGGCAAAGTCCTCGCTTCCGTCGCATTGATCGGCACCGCAGCCGCCGTCGCCGGCATGGGAACCTACGGCGCGTTCACCTCCTCCACCTCAGCCAGCCAGCAAACCACCGCCGGCACCGTCACCATCGCGCTGGGCACCGGAGCGAACAACACCCTCAACGTCCCGGTGGCAGGACTCCTGCCCGGAGACAAGGTCGAAAAGCTCGTCACCCTGGCCAACACCGGCAACTCGGACCTGAACAACGTCACCCTCACCACCTCCGCCGGCGCCACCGCCTCACTGCTCACCACCGACACAACCAACGGCCTGCAGCTGACCATCGAGAACTGCTCGGTTGCCTGGACCGGCGCCGCAGCCCCCTACACCTGCTCCGGCACGAAGACCACCGTCATGGCCGCCGCCCCGGTAATCACCGCGAACAAAGTCCTGAACAACCTGACCGCCCTGACCGCAGCCAAGACCGACTACCTCAAAGTCACCACCGCATTCCCCACCACGGCGAATGACACCTTCCAGGGCGCCACCAGCACCATCGCCTTCGCCTTCACCGGCACCCAACGCACCGAAACCACCAGGTAA
- a CDS encoding nitrate reductase, protein MADRITDIWGTRTPFQREDEWPSRVDYALMEGLTEGDVDHWVQSACVLCSNGCGCDIAVKDGVMVGIRGRAEDRINKGRLGPKGLFASWQGVSNEDRLTQPLIREGGGLVATDWDTAMNRIVERSTELLKEKGPLSHGFYTSGQLFLEEYYALGVIGKAGIGTPHMDGNTRLCTATAASALKETFGADGQPGAYEDIDNCDAIFLYGHNMPETQTVLWARILDRLSGSTPPKLVCVDPRNTEAARYADVHLAVRPGTNLALMHALIREVLQNGCEDPAYIQDHTIGYEELKSTVEEWTPEAAAEVCGVSAQDIRKAAHIFGTSERVLSTVLQGFYQSSQATASSCQVNNLHLLRGMLGRPGAGVLQMNGQPTAQNNRECGADGDLPGFRNWHNPKHIEELASLWNVDPAIIPHWAPPTHAMQIFRYAEQGSIKFLWVSATNPAVSLPELPRIRQILAKPELFLVVQDLYLTETARMADVVLPAAAWGEKTGTFTNASRVVHLSDKAVDPPGDARSDLDIFLDYSKRMGFTKLDGSPLLAWESPEDAFEAWKECSRGRPCDYTGLSYGKLRGGSGIPWPCNEQNPDGTTRLYTDGVFPSDPDYCENYGHDLLTGAEVEPEPYRAKMPEGRAWLKTTKYHPPHEEPDDDYPLRYTTGRTAYHFHTRTKTGRARALNAAAPRMWVELSVEDASALGIREGDIVRVSSRRGLIEAPARVSGVRPGTVFAPFHYGYWDSAGPSGPAGPGQDSPRTAANELTITEWDPVSKQPLFKNAAVKVEKIRDGDGPAPAPNTTASRQAGQQQ, encoded by the coding sequence ATGGCGGATCGCATTACCGATATATGGGGCACAAGGACCCCGTTCCAGCGGGAAGATGAGTGGCCTTCCCGCGTGGATTACGCCCTCATGGAAGGCCTCACAGAGGGCGATGTTGACCACTGGGTCCAGTCCGCTTGCGTGCTGTGCAGCAATGGCTGCGGCTGCGACATTGCCGTGAAGGACGGCGTCATGGTGGGCATTCGCGGCCGCGCGGAAGACCGCATCAACAAAGGACGCCTCGGGCCAAAAGGACTTTTCGCGAGCTGGCAAGGCGTCTCGAACGAGGACCGGCTCACGCAACCGTTGATCCGTGAAGGCGGCGGACTAGTGGCGACTGACTGGGACACGGCCATGAATCGGATCGTGGAACGCAGCACTGAACTCTTGAAGGAGAAGGGTCCGCTCAGCCATGGTTTCTACACCAGCGGCCAACTGTTCCTTGAGGAGTACTACGCCCTGGGCGTGATCGGAAAGGCCGGTATCGGGACGCCCCACATGGACGGAAACACCCGCCTGTGCACCGCGACAGCAGCGTCCGCGCTCAAAGAAACCTTCGGAGCAGACGGACAGCCAGGCGCCTACGAGGACATCGATAATTGCGATGCCATTTTTCTTTACGGCCACAACATGCCCGAAACGCAGACCGTCCTCTGGGCCCGCATCCTGGACCGCCTTTCAGGATCCACACCGCCCAAACTGGTGTGTGTCGACCCGAGGAATACTGAGGCCGCGCGCTATGCCGACGTCCATCTGGCAGTGCGGCCAGGCACCAACCTCGCGCTCATGCACGCCTTGATCCGTGAAGTGCTGCAGAACGGCTGTGAGGACCCCGCCTACATTCAGGACCACACGATCGGCTACGAAGAGCTGAAGTCCACTGTGGAGGAATGGACGCCCGAGGCCGCGGCCGAGGTCTGCGGCGTCAGTGCCCAGGACATCAGGAAGGCCGCACACATCTTCGGCACCTCGGAGCGGGTTCTTTCCACCGTTTTGCAGGGGTTCTACCAGTCATCCCAGGCCACAGCGTCCTCCTGCCAAGTCAATAATCTCCACCTGTTGCGCGGCATGCTCGGGCGGCCCGGAGCCGGCGTCCTGCAGATGAACGGGCAGCCGACGGCACAAAACAACAGGGAATGTGGCGCCGACGGCGACCTTCCGGGCTTCCGTAACTGGCACAACCCGAAACACATCGAAGAACTGGCGTCACTGTGGAACGTGGATCCCGCGATCATCCCCCACTGGGCACCGCCAACCCACGCCATGCAGATCTTCCGCTATGCCGAGCAAGGATCCATCAAGTTCCTGTGGGTCTCGGCCACCAACCCAGCGGTTTCCCTGCCGGAGCTGCCCAGGATCCGGCAGATTCTGGCCAAGCCGGAACTCTTCCTGGTGGTGCAGGATCTGTATCTCACCGAAACGGCCCGGATGGCGGACGTTGTTCTCCCCGCCGCAGCGTGGGGCGAAAAAACCGGGACGTTCACCAACGCTTCCCGCGTCGTCCATCTTTCTGACAAAGCCGTGGACCCACCAGGAGACGCCCGCAGCGATCTGGATATTTTCCTGGACTACTCCAAACGGATGGGCTTCACCAAGCTGGACGGAAGCCCCTTGTTGGCATGGGAGAGTCCGGAAGACGCCTTCGAAGCCTGGAAGGAATGCTCGCGCGGACGGCCCTGCGACTACACCGGGCTGAGCTACGGGAAACTCCGTGGTGGCAGCGGGATCCCGTGGCCCTGCAATGAGCAAAACCCGGATGGCACCACGCGCCTCTATACGGATGGGGTTTTTCCCAGCGACCCCGACTACTGCGAGAACTACGGTCACGATCTTCTGACCGGCGCCGAGGTGGAGCCGGAGCCCTACCGAGCCAAGATGCCCGAGGGCCGCGCATGGCTCAAAACAACCAAGTACCACCCTCCACACGAAGAACCGGATGATGACTACCCGCTCCGGTACACCACTGGGCGAACGGCCTACCACTTCCACACAAGGACCAAGACAGGACGTGCCCGGGCACTCAACGCGGCCGCGCCACGGATGTGGGTGGAGCTCTCCGTCGAAGACGCTTCCGCCCTAGGGATCAGGGAGGGCGACATCGTCCGCGTGTCGTCCCGGCGAGGCCTTATTGAAGCACCTGCTCGAGTCAGTGGCGTCCGGCCCGGAACGGTTTTTGCGCCCTTCCACTACGGATACTGGGACTCGGCAGGCCCATCCGGCCCTGCTGGTCCCGGCCAGGATTCGCCGAGGACTGCAGCCAACGAGCTGACCATCACGGAGTGGGATCCTGTATCAAAGCAGCCGCTTTTCAAGAATGCCGCGGTGAAAGTGGAGAAAATCCGGGACGGCGACGGACCCGCTCCGGCACCCAACACCACGGCCTCACGGCAGGCAGGACAACAACAATGA
- a CDS encoding helix-turn-helix domain-containing protein: MSHVTTAQAAARLGVTQVAIRKLIRTGQLVSVGVVGRTILLDAASVEQLARVGTRHGRPWSEENAWAALLLLSGATSVDWVDSHQLSRLRRKLSTMEPSELPILARQRAIVHRHRGTADVVRQLRDHVLATGATAMAEDNIAERFGLTGGAGTVDGYVISGEADALKEAYGLIEDREGNVMIREVATSQAFTDGVPLAAIALDLLESPATRERTAGQHVLGELFRGR, from the coding sequence GTGAGTCACGTAACCACTGCACAGGCCGCCGCGCGGCTAGGCGTGACGCAGGTGGCCATCCGTAAGTTGATCCGGACCGGTCAACTGGTCAGTGTCGGCGTCGTCGGCCGGACCATCTTGTTGGACGCCGCTTCTGTAGAACAATTGGCCCGAGTCGGCACCCGCCATGGCCGACCATGGTCCGAAGAGAACGCCTGGGCAGCTCTCCTCCTGCTGTCTGGCGCCACAAGCGTCGATTGGGTCGATTCCCACCAACTGTCCCGGCTCCGACGCAAACTGAGCACGATGGAACCATCGGAGTTGCCGATCCTGGCGCGCCAACGCGCGATCGTGCATCGGCACAGAGGAACGGCGGATGTCGTCCGACAGCTAAGGGACCATGTGCTTGCCACCGGCGCCACTGCCATGGCAGAGGACAACATTGCCGAGCGCTTTGGCCTCACTGGCGGCGCGGGAACCGTGGATGGTTACGTCATATCCGGCGAGGCCGATGCACTTAAGGAAGCGTACGGACTAATCGAGGACCGGGAGGGCAACGTAATGATCCGGGAAGTCGCCACCAGCCAAGCCTTTACAGACGGAGTTCCGCTGGCGGCAATTGCTTTGGACCTGTTGGAGTCCCCGGCGACCCGCGAGCGCACCGCTGGACAGCATGTACTTGGGGAGCTTTTCCGTGGACGATGA
- a CDS encoding FUSC family protein: MKAVAEMFTMGPGNKDHHPALRCAVGVFVPLITLTLMGRLDLAVFASFGAFTGIYGRNEPHSVRLRSQLRAGGFMLLIILLATLMSRAAQAWGIEGATYSWLLTAATTLVAGGCSVVVAAWRLRPGGSLFHIFAFAAIASIPAQPPLWEAMLVAVGTTLFCLLIGMSSRVFKGHRTPWKRPPRIRHTALERRAAWLEGGGYLIAAGLAGTIATVVGERLGFGHTYWAMVAAVVPLVGHSTRHRVSRGVQRIAGTVIGLVLLAGILWLNPAPWAMVLVIAACQFGAEMFIARQYLVAQIFVTPLALIATLLAAPVDPGLLLRDRIIETVIGAAVGVAVVMAPALWRRARATAPAGWT, encoded by the coding sequence TTGAAGGCTGTAGCGGAAATGTTCACCATGGGTCCGGGAAACAAGGACCATCATCCGGCTCTCCGCTGCGCTGTTGGGGTATTTGTTCCGCTGATTACGCTGACCCTGATGGGGCGGTTGGACCTGGCCGTGTTTGCCTCGTTCGGTGCATTTACTGGCATCTATGGCCGCAACGAACCCCACAGCGTGCGCTTACGAAGCCAATTGCGTGCCGGCGGTTTCATGCTGCTGATCATCTTGTTGGCCACGCTCATGTCCCGTGCAGCGCAAGCATGGGGCATTGAAGGTGCCACGTATTCGTGGCTCCTTACTGCTGCAACCACCCTTGTTGCGGGCGGGTGCTCGGTGGTGGTCGCCGCTTGGAGGCTGCGGCCAGGCGGCTCCCTCTTTCACATCTTCGCCTTCGCTGCAATCGCATCCATCCCTGCGCAGCCGCCGCTGTGGGAGGCCATGCTGGTCGCAGTAGGGACCACTCTCTTCTGCCTGCTGATCGGCATGTCGTCCCGGGTGTTCAAGGGCCACAGGACCCCATGGAAGCGGCCGCCCCGCATCCGTCACACCGCGCTCGAACGCCGGGCAGCTTGGTTGGAGGGCGGCGGATACCTGATTGCCGCAGGCCTTGCGGGGACCATCGCGACGGTGGTGGGGGAGCGGCTCGGCTTCGGGCACACGTATTGGGCCATGGTTGCGGCAGTGGTTCCGTTGGTGGGGCATTCGACGCGCCACCGTGTAAGCCGTGGCGTCCAAAGAATCGCCGGAACGGTGATCGGATTGGTGCTGCTTGCCGGCATCCTGTGGCTCAATCCGGCGCCGTGGGCCATGGTCCTGGTGATCGCAGCTTGCCAGTTCGGCGCCGAGATGTTCATCGCCCGGCAGTATCTGGTGGCGCAAATCTTCGTGACGCCGCTTGCCCTGATTGCCACTTTGCTGGCCGCCCCTGTTGATCCCGGCCTGCTGCTGAGGGACCGCATCATCGAAACCGTAATCGGTGCCGCCGTCGGCGTTGCCGTGGTGATGGCTCCGGCCCTATGGCGGCGGGCGAGGGCAACTGCCCCGGCTGGTTGGACTTAA
- a CDS encoding DUF1177 domain-containing protein, with amino-acid sequence MSWSHVVAAFDALDTPHASGDGVAALLAGYGTADVTITPVRGDDGETDFVKVLIAGTHGKTVGGDAPTLGVVGRLGGLGARPARTGFVSDGDGALTVVAAAAKLIDMASRGDRLRGDVLITTQIDPDAPTAPHEPVPFMGSSVAMSVANEHEVLEAMDAVLSVDTTKGNRICNHSGFAITPTIKNGWILRVSEDLLDIVERTSGLLPVVMPITMQDITPYGNGIYHVNSLVQPAIATSAPVVGVAITTVSAVAGSATGATNLHSVESAVRFVIEAAKDFTAGRISFLDDEEYQRIVGLYGSMSILVRDKAHDLYAIAE; translated from the coding sequence ATGAGTTGGAGTCATGTTGTTGCGGCGTTTGACGCGCTCGACACGCCGCATGCCAGCGGCGACGGTGTTGCAGCCTTGCTCGCCGGATACGGAACAGCCGATGTGACCATTACGCCCGTGCGGGGCGACGACGGCGAAACAGACTTCGTCAAAGTGCTGATTGCTGGAACACACGGAAAGACTGTGGGCGGCGATGCTCCCACGCTGGGCGTAGTTGGCCGACTTGGCGGTCTGGGTGCGCGGCCCGCCCGGACAGGTTTCGTGTCCGACGGTGACGGGGCGCTTACGGTGGTGGCTGCGGCAGCCAAGCTCATTGATATGGCGAGCCGCGGGGACCGGTTGAGGGGCGATGTCCTTATCACTACCCAGATTGATCCGGACGCTCCCACTGCACCTCACGAACCAGTGCCCTTCATGGGCTCGTCAGTGGCCATGTCTGTGGCCAATGAACATGAAGTCCTGGAGGCCATGGATGCGGTGCTTTCCGTGGACACCACCAAGGGCAACAGAATCTGCAACCACAGTGGGTTCGCCATCACACCCACCATCAAGAACGGTTGGATCCTGCGCGTTTCGGAAGACCTCCTGGACATTGTGGAGCGCACCAGCGGCCTGCTCCCTGTAGTTATGCCGATCACCATGCAGGACATCACGCCCTACGGGAACGGCATCTATCACGTGAACTCGCTGGTTCAGCCAGCCATCGCCACAAGTGCTCCAGTGGTTGGGGTTGCGATCACCACAGTGTCCGCTGTGGCTGGCTCCGCAACCGGCGCCACCAACCTGCACAGCGTGGAGTCCGCGGTTCGCTTCGTTATAGAGGCAGCGAAGGACTTCACGGCCGGACGCATCAGCTTTCTGGATGACGAGGAGTACCAGCGCATCGTCGGCCTCTACGGCTCGATGAGCATCCTGGTGCGTGATAAAGCGCACGATCTCTACGCAATAGCGGAGTAG
- a CDS encoding alpha/beta fold hydrolase, producing MVETSNRTHRVARDGLIFLEHTFTLPLDHRATSSKGTIEVFAREVVEADAEHDDRPYLLWFQGGPGNAADRPGLPGGWLKRALEEFRVVLLDQRGTGRSSAITYRTLPGDTVEEQSDYLTHFRADSIVMDAEVIRRQLIGDRKWSVLGQSFGGFCALTYLSVAPHGLESVMITGGVPDIEGDIRDIYRANYRQTARRNAEFFTTYPMDRDRVLAIKNHLLDHAEYLPTGERLTAERFLSLGILLGTKNGFDQLHYLLESSFAQVAAPKLSDAFLADAGAALSFGKRPLYAVLHEAIYADHASTNWAAHSVRQEFPDFADHAVHAKQESLLTGEMIFPWQFEQDPALRPLKDVAYHLAQRNDWSSLYNLEALAANQVPTAAVMYTEDMFVPFDSSKRTAAKIGNFFPIHTDKYQHDGIRQDGAVLVDQLLERVRN from the coding sequence ATGGTGGAAACGTCAAATCGCACTCATCGCGTGGCTCGGGACGGACTCATTTTCCTGGAGCACACATTTACCCTTCCGCTGGACCACCGTGCAACTTCCTCCAAAGGAACGATCGAGGTTTTCGCCCGGGAAGTAGTCGAGGCGGACGCCGAGCACGACGACCGTCCTTACCTGCTCTGGTTTCAAGGCGGTCCAGGCAATGCCGCCGACCGGCCGGGTCTTCCGGGAGGCTGGCTGAAGCGAGCGTTGGAGGAGTTCCGGGTGGTCCTGCTGGACCAGCGTGGAACGGGCAGGTCCTCAGCTATCACTTACCGGACTCTTCCTGGGGACACCGTGGAAGAACAGTCGGACTACCTCACCCATTTCCGTGCCGACTCGATCGTCATGGACGCGGAAGTCATCAGGCGCCAGTTGATTGGTGACAGGAAGTGGTCAGTTCTCGGTCAAAGCTTTGGTGGATTCTGCGCGCTCACCTACTTGTCAGTTGCTCCACACGGGCTGGAAAGTGTCATGATTACTGGCGGCGTTCCTGATATCGAAGGAGACATCCGGGATATCTACCGTGCCAACTATCGTCAGACCGCCCGCAGGAATGCGGAGTTCTTCACGACATATCCGATGGATCGGGATCGCGTCCTGGCCATCAAGAACCATTTGCTGGACCATGCAGAGTACCTGCCTACCGGTGAGCGACTGACGGCCGAGCGGTTCCTCAGCCTGGGCATACTGCTTGGCACGAAGAACGGTTTCGACCAACTGCACTATCTCCTGGAAAGCTCGTTTGCGCAGGTTGCGGCTCCGAAGCTGAGCGATGCCTTCCTCGCCGATGCGGGAGCGGCACTCTCCTTTGGCAAAAGACCGCTGTATGCAGTTCTCCACGAGGCCATATACGCGGACCATGCGAGCACCAATTGGGCCGCCCACTCGGTCCGGCAGGAGTTCCCTGACTTTGCCGACCACGCTGTCCATGCAAAGCAGGAGTCTCTCCTCACGGGAGAAATGATCTTCCCTTGGCAGTTCGAACAGGATCCGGCGCTGCGTCCGTTGAAGGACGTTGCATACCACCTGGCGCAGCGAAACGACTGGTCCAGCCTGTACAACCTGGAAGCGCTGGCCGCGAACCAGGTCCCAACGGCTGCCGTGATGTACACAGAGGACATGTTTGTCCCATTCGATTCGTCCAAGAGGACCGCTGCAAAGATCGGCAACTTCTTCCCGATACACACGGACAAGTACCAACACGACGGAATCCGCCAGGACGGCGCCGTTCTCGTGGATCAATTGCTGGAGAGAGTGAGGAACTGA